The following proteins are co-located in the Komagataeibacter sp. FNDCF1 genome:
- the tnpA gene encoding IS66-like element accessory protein TnpA, producing MSDLRDRDAVLPASVAGSTAERLQRSGRETGERDRLADASRIEIVSDRRRWHAPEFRARVVIASYESRRPIREVAAQYGIHPSLVFRWRREARAKAQAKGGTSFIPVMVAPVPEPPPLERRRAQGTLSGQAVSLVFPDGVRLEFDIGLSADRLREIVGALRS from the coding sequence ATGAGCGATTTAAGAGATAGGGACGCGGTACTACCTGCGAGTGTCGCAGGTAGTACCGCAGAGAGGCTCCAAAGGAGCGGTAGAGAGACAGGCGAGCGGGACAGGCTGGCGGACGCCTCGCGGATCGAGATCGTTTCGGATCGCCGCCGCTGGCACGCCCCTGAATTTCGCGCGCGAGTGGTCATCGCGTCCTACGAGAGCCGACGCCCCATAAGGGAGGTGGCTGCACAGTATGGGATCCATCCAAGTCTGGTGTTTCGCTGGCGGCGAGAGGCTCGGGCCAAAGCGCAGGCCAAAGGCGGGACATCGTTCATACCTGTCATGGTGGCCCCGGTCCCCGAGCCGCCGCCATTGGAGCGTCGGAGAGCACAGGGAACGCTGTCCGGCCAAGCCGTCAGCCTGGTCTTTCCGGACGGTGTGCGGCTGGAGTTCGACATAGGGCTGTCCGCTGATCGTCTGCGTGAGATTGTGGGCGCACTACGATCATGA
- the tnpB gene encoding IS66 family insertion sequence element accessory protein TnpB, whose product MIPLPSTLRIWLAAGVTDMRLGMPGLALKVQEALGRDPFAGDVYAFRFHEEWIASRAVSECAC is encoded by the coding sequence ATGATCCCGCTTCCTTCCACGCTGAGGATATGGCTGGCGGCCGGTGTAACCGATATGCGCCTGGGGATGCCCGGGCTGGCGTTGAAAGTCCAGGAAGCACTGGGTCGTGACCCTTTCGCGGGTGACGTCTATGCCTTCAGATTCCATGAGGAGTGGATAGCGAGCCGCGCCGTGTCAGAGTGTGCTTGCTGA
- a CDS encoding IS110 family transposase has protein sequence MLEASDHPTTPVAIRVDLGAIFVSLELGKSSWLVTSLSPGSEKMSRHSVQGGDIAGLFGCFTSLRDKARAREGRLFPLVVIQEAGLDGFWIDRALKQEDWIESHVVDAASIAVPRKHRRAKTDRIDGEMLVRTLLAFKRGEARVCSMVRPPSREEEDRRRLSRERKVLVGERTRHINRVQGLLLSQGIRGYRPLRRDRRACLDELRTGDGHPLPKHLKAQIGRELDRIELLMEQIKMVESERDELAKVNDNNQCSPVVLLQGLRGIGAEFATVLTQEGLFRHFDNRRQVAAYAGLAPSPWKSGSIDREQGVSKSGNPRLRTAMIQLAWLWLRYQPDTALAQWFHEHVGARSNRSRKTAIVALARKLLVALWKYVTSGVVIDGAHPASR, from the coding sequence ATGCTCGAGGCATCTGATCATCCCACGACCCCGGTCGCTATCCGCGTTGATCTTGGCGCGATCTTCGTTTCACTGGAACTTGGAAAATCGAGTTGGCTGGTCACATCGCTCTCACCCGGAAGCGAGAAGATGTCGCGCCACTCGGTTCAAGGTGGCGATATTGCGGGCCTGTTCGGCTGTTTCACTAGTCTTCGTGACAAGGCCCGCGCTCGGGAAGGAAGACTTTTTCCGCTTGTGGTGATTCAGGAAGCCGGATTGGATGGATTCTGGATCGATAGAGCCTTGAAGCAGGAGGACTGGATCGAGAGCCATGTCGTCGATGCGGCGTCGATCGCAGTTCCCCGCAAGCACCGGCGTGCAAAGACGGATCGTATCGACGGGGAGATGCTGGTCCGTACGCTGCTGGCGTTCAAACGCGGAGAGGCACGGGTCTGCTCAATGGTCCGCCCTCCATCACGGGAAGAGGAAGACCGCCGACGTCTCAGTCGGGAGCGTAAGGTTCTGGTGGGCGAGCGCACGCGGCATATCAACCGCGTCCAGGGCCTGCTGCTGAGCCAGGGCATTCGAGGTTACCGGCCGCTGCGACGGGATCGGCGTGCCTGTCTCGACGAGTTGCGAACGGGCGATGGTCATCCCTTGCCGAAGCATCTCAAGGCGCAGATCGGACGAGAACTGGACCGCATCGAACTTCTCATGGAACAGATTAAAATGGTTGAGAGCGAACGGGACGAATTGGCAAAAGTGAATGACAACAATCAATGTTCGCCAGTTGTCCTGTTGCAGGGTCTCAGAGGGATTGGCGCCGAGTTTGCCACCGTTCTGACGCAGGAAGGACTGTTCCGGCATTTCGACAACAGGCGGCAGGTCGCGGCTTATGCCGGTCTGGCGCCTTCGCCGTGGAAAAGCGGATCGATCGACCGTGAACAAGGCGTCTCGAAATCCGGTAATCCGCGCCTGCGCACGGCCATGATCCAGCTTGCCTGGCTGTGGCTCCGCTACCAGCCTGACACCGCGCTGGCGCAGTGGTTCCATGAACACGTGGGCGCAAGAAGTAACCGGAGCCGCAAAACGGCGATCGTTGCCCTGGCCCGCAAGCTTCTTGTTGCGCTCTGGAAATATGTCACGAGTGGTGTCGTTATCGATGGCGCGCATCCGGCGTCCCGCTGA
- the tnpB gene encoding IS66 family insertion sequence element accessory protein TnpB, with amino-acid sequence MKLIWHDGIGLSLYAKRIERGHFLWPSAKDGAIHLSPSQLTCLLEGVDWRNPQKTWRPELAG; translated from the coding sequence GTGAAACTGATCTGGCACGATGGGATCGGCCTTTCCTTATATGCGAAGCGGATCGAGCGCGGGCATTTCCTGTGGCCTTCGGCAAAGGACGGAGCGATCCATCTCTCCCCGTCACAATTGACTTGTCTGCTGGAGGGTGTGGACTGGCGCAATCCGCAGAAAACATGGAGACCTGAACTGGCGGGATAA
- a CDS encoding IS66 family transposase zinc-finger binding domain-containing protein: MTGDTDDIIALRAALAAAEARAQVAELRATDAESRAASAEAQIAHLKHLIARMRQDRFGASSERGRRLLAQLELELEELETTLAEDAPENAADPAVRATAPRSNRGRQPLRADLPRERVVIPAPTQCPCCGSDRLSKLGESVTETLEVIPRQFKMGWTAPMRHQCAMLGSE, encoded by the coding sequence ATGACGGGAGATACGGACGACATCATCGCCTTGCGCGCAGCACTTGCCGCTGCCGAGGCGCGTGCCCAGGTCGCCGAACTCCGGGCCACTGATGCAGAATCGCGCGCGGCCAGCGCCGAAGCGCAGATTGCCCATCTCAAACATCTTATCGCGCGGATGCGCCAGGACCGTTTCGGCGCCTCGTCGGAGCGGGGGCGCCGCCTGCTGGCCCAGCTCGAACTCGAACTGGAAGAGCTGGAGACGACACTCGCCGAGGACGCGCCCGAAAATGCGGCGGATCCCGCCGTCCGCGCGACAGCACCCAGGAGCAACCGGGGGCGCCAGCCCCTGCGTGCCGATCTGCCGCGCGAGCGGGTCGTCATCCCCGCACCGACACAGTGTCCGTGCTGTGGCAGCGATCGTCTGAGCAAACTGGGGGAGAGCGTCACCGAGACGCTGGAGGTGATCCCGCGCCAGTTCAAGATGGGGTGGACGGCCCCCATGCGGCATCAATGTGCCATGCTGGGGTCGGAATGA
- a CDS encoding IS630 family transposase (programmed frameshift), whose product MAGAIALRTDYTASALRRLASRTRDANVARRLLSLAAVRDGASRGEAARIGGMDRQTLRDWVHRFNATGPDGLRDQWRNGSVCRLTADQLAELSALVTTGPDRARDGVVRWRRVDLQRVIEERFGVSYHERHVSTLLKRLGFSHVSARPRHPGQDPSVMDAFKKNFPTILSAHTGHLPKGRRIELWFQDEARIGQKNGLVRQWARRGTRPRQPADQRYENAWLFGAICPALGKAAGLVLPFTGTASMQLHIEEISRCVARGAHAVVLLDRAGWHTTPKLRLPRNVSLVFLPSRAPELNPVENIWQFLRANWLSNTVFSGIEHIIEAACTAWNNLTALPQTIRSIGLRNWAHIGQR is encoded by the exons ATGGCTGGTGCGATTGCTTTACGGACGGATTATACGGCTTCTGCGTTACGACGTCTGGCTTCTCGTACGCGGGATGCGAATGTTGCACGGCGCCTTTTGTCTCTGGCTGCGGTGCGCGATGGTGCCAGCCGTGGCGAAGCGGCGCGGATCGGCGGCATGGACCGGCAAACCCTGCGGGACTGGGTGCACCGGTTCAATGCTACGGGGCCGGATGGTTTGCGGGACCAATGGCGCAACGGGTCGGTCTGCCGCCTGACAGCGGACCAACTGGCAGAATTATCGGCGCTGGTCACGACAGGGCCTGACCGTGCCCGGGACGGTGTGGTGCGCTGGCGTCGGGTCGATCTTCAGCGGGTCATCGAAGAGCGTTTTGGCGTCTCCTATCACGAACGCCATGTCTCCACCCTGCTGAAGCGGCTTGGGTTCAGCCACGTCAGCGCGCGTCCGCGTCACCCCGGACAGGATCCATCCGTCATGGACGCGTTTA AAAAAAACTTCCCCACGATCCTGAGCGCCCACACCGGACATCTGCCCAAGGGCAGGCGGATTGAACTCTGGTTTCAGGACGAGGCCCGCATCGGGCAGAAGAACGGCCTTGTCCGACAATGGGCGCGGCGTGGCACCCGACCACGCCAGCCGGCCGACCAGCGCTACGAGAATGCCTGGCTGTTCGGGGCGATCTGCCCGGCACTTGGCAAGGCGGCAGGCCTGGTGCTGCCGTTTACCGGCACGGCCAGCATGCAACTGCATATCGAGGAAATCTCACGCTGCGTCGCACGCGGCGCCCATGCCGTCGTCCTGCTCGATCGTGCCGGCTGGCATACGACACCCAAACTCAGACTGCCGCGCAACGTCAGCCTGGTCTTCCTGCCGTCCCGCGCGCCCGAACTGAACCCGGTCGAGAATATCTGGCAGTTCCTCCGCGCCAACTGGCTGTCCAACACCGTGTTCAGTGGCATCGAACACATCATCGAAGCCGCATGCACCGCATGGAACAACCTCACCGCCCTGCCACAGACCATCCGATCCATCGGTCTCAGAAACTGGGCTCATATAGGTCAAAGGTGA
- a CDS encoding IS110 family transposase, translating to MVKPFVKRGKKNDAVDAAAICLAALHPDTRFVPIKNEEQQSLLSLHSTRTLLVKQQTMLVNALRALAAEFGLIVPLGNSRLPDLLAKIETSPGLPDVMKQTVILLFEQYGKLSESIGCLERRIQAHARQDEDARRLLTIPGIGPMTASLIVASVTDIDTFESARHFAAWLGLVPRQHSSGGKVRLGRITKTGNREIRKLLVLGATSMSFRAQKWTGAAGAWLCKLLERRPTRLATVALANKLARIVWALLSRKEIYRPAGRNVAVI from the coding sequence ATGGTCAAGCCGTTCGTCAAACGTGGCAAGAAAAACGACGCTGTTGACGCCGCAGCCATCTGTCTTGCGGCACTCCATCCCGACACGCGCTTCGTCCCGATCAAAAACGAAGAACAGCAAAGTCTGCTCTCGTTACACTCAACGCGCACACTATTGGTCAAACAGCAGACGATGCTGGTCAATGCGTTGCGCGCGCTCGCAGCGGAATTCGGCTTGATCGTGCCGTTGGGAAACAGTCGCCTGCCCGATCTTCTGGCGAAAATCGAGACATCACCCGGTTTGCCCGACGTCATGAAGCAGACCGTCATTTTGCTCTTCGAACAATATGGAAAGTTGAGTGAAAGCATCGGATGCCTGGAAAGGCGAATCCAGGCGCACGCCAGGCAGGACGAAGATGCCCGTCGTCTTTTGACAATACCCGGCATCGGCCCGATGACCGCGTCCTTGATCGTGGCATCTGTCACGGATATCGACACTTTCGAAAGTGCGCGGCACTTCGCGGCCTGGCTTGGACTTGTGCCGCGCCAGCACTCGTCCGGCGGAAAGGTCCGGCTGGGCAGGATTACGAAAACGGGCAACCGGGAAATAAGGAAGCTGCTCGTTCTGGGGGCGACATCCATGTCCTTCCGCGCGCAGAAATGGACAGGCGCCGCAGGGGCATGGCTTTGCAAGCTTCTGGAGCGTCGCCCAACACGTCTTGCAACCGTCGCACTTGCCAACAAACTGGCCCGGATCGTCTGGGCTCTGCTGTCGCGCAAAGAGATCTATCGTCCGGCCGGCCGCAATGTCGCTGTAATCTGA